The nucleotide window AATGCCGTGTTGCCCTCAGCCCGCGCCTTAGCAATTGCTGCGTCGACTTGGTTCAGAAGTGCTTCTTCAGCGGCCGTATTGCCTTCTTGTTCGAAGTCGATCAGGTCATCCTCAAACTCTTCCGCCATGTCCTCGGTGTACTCTGGGTGTTCGTGTTCATAATTCAAATCTTCGTCGCCACCATTGGCTTCTTCACCCGGTTCGCTTGGCGTTTCAACATCTGGCGTCTCAACGTCAGGAGATTCTGTGTCAGGAACTTCGATACCGGGAACTTCTGGTTCAGGCTCGTCAATGTCAATGTCACCATCACCATCGCCCTCATCCGTATCCTTGTCCTCTTCTGAATTATCTTGCAGGTCCCACCGGTGAGTTTCGGCCTTCACAACAACCTTATCCGCAATAATGTTCCCATCAATGTTTTGGTTAGCGATAACCGTTGCGGATGGCGCTAAAATGCTACCTTGGAACGGTGCGTTGATGTTAATATCACCGGTAAATTGTTTGTCACTAGCGGTACTGTCATAGAAGTTCCACAGCAAGTGGTTATCTCCAAAGTGTTCCGTTTCTTGGTTATCCCGGTCACTACCGTCACTGTACTTAATTCTGATTTGTGAGTTCACAGTGTAGTCTTCGGCACCACCAGTATCCACATTGATAATAATCGTGGTCCCGGTATCCTCAGGAGACAGGCCCTTGATAGTCAGTGGTGTGTTCCCGGCCAGAACGTCTGGCGATAGATTAATGACAATTCGGTTATCAGCATCTGGCTTCAAATCACTGACATCGATGACCCGGTTGTTTTGGTCAGCGAAGTCACTAGACGTGTAGCTGGCTTCACTCTTCCGGTTAGCCAACGACTCATTGACCTGTTTCAATTTAGCAAATTCTTCATCAAAGTCAATGTAAGTCTGGCCCATCTGGTCTTGATAAACTTCAGATGACAGCAGGTGGTCAATGTAAGTTCCGTTAACCATGGGCCGGTTAGGATTGCTGACGTCAATTTCTACGCCCTGACCAAAGACGACTTTGTTGACCCGGGTATCCCCAGCCGAAACGAAGGAACTGCCAGCAATATTGGTGATGTTTTGTATGTAAGAAATATCTTTGTCCAACAATTCTTCAATGATGTTCGTCCCAAAGTTGACGTTCCCAATCAGGTTTTGAACAGCAACGTTCCCGTTGGTGTGGGTGTTTAACTCGGCTTCGCGAGCAAATATGTGGAATTGTGAAGATACCCCCAGGATGTTATTCAAGTCAGGATAATCATCGTATACGCTCCCACCAGCCTGGATACCCTCAGCACCAGTTGGCGTCAACGCCGTCGTAACGATCGTTTGATTGGCAATCTTGGCCAACGCCTTAGTTAAGGCTGCCCGGGCCTTGGCGGCTGCCGCAGCTTTAGCAGCAGCTGTCTGCGTACTCGTACTATTAGTTGCAGGAGCAGTGGTGGTCGTTGATGGATTCGTAGGTGCCTTAGCGACTGGTGCTGATTTCAGTAAACCAGCACGAGACTTTTTCATCTGGTTGTTGGTTACTTGTGAGCCATCTTGCTTAGAACCATTAACTTTATCTTGATCAGAATTAGAATCGCTCTTCTGGTCAGTCCCTTTACCTGAGTCGTTCTTTTGCTGACCGTCTTCCAGTTCTGAACCGGCTTTGCTCTGATCCTGAGCAGGCTGGTCCTTGTCCCCAGCTGGTGCCCCTTCGGACTCACCGGCCACCTTCGTGATTCCGTCCGCAGCGGCTGGTTGGGTAGCAGCCTGAGCCGTTACCGCGGTGCCGGCGCCTAAGGCTAGAATTGTTGCACAAGCAAAGACCCACTTACGGCCTGCCTTATACATCTTAAAATGCGTCCGTTTCATTTCCATATCGAATTATCCCTACCTTTCGCATTAAACTCCGTCTTTATTTTCTCTCTCTCGTGGGGAACATTCAACATCAAACGGAAATTATTTTACTTAAAAACTACTCATTAATGCGGTAGTTTACCATAATGACGAATGTGGATAGAAATAATGAAGCACTTTGTCATGATTTTCCAGTTTTATCAACCAAGTTTCAATATAATTTCAGCAATTGGCCCTCCACCAGACAGACTTTCAATATGACGTGAAAACCAACCATTTCTAGGAAACAGCCTCCCGCTTAAAACTTCTATGTGATTTGGTAAACAACTGTTTGCCGTAACCGTCAGCCAAACTGACAGCCACTCCCACTTAAAATAGCGGACACAATTTATATCGGTTACGTTAGGACAGGTAGAATATGACATGAACTCAGCGGCTACCCCAATAAACTTGGCAAAATTTTCAAAGGATCTACAACTTAACAAAATGACTGATCATGCTTAATTCATCAGGCCTACACGTTCAGATTCAGGTGTCATGTAACCGCAGGCAGCCAGGGATGGCACCCACTGTGTCGACAGTGTTGGTTGGCATTTTTAGCCAGCCTACAGCGTGGGACGTGCTGAAAGACTTGGCGGGCTTACCAAGGCTTTCCGCCGAGGATAAAGACCGCCCTTTGGCTTTATCCGGTCCCCACAGTGCGGTACCATCCCTGGCTGCCGAAGGCGGCAATCATAGCTACCCAATCAAAAAAGGGTGGAAGTAAGCTCCCACCCTCAAACATAGTTTAAATTTAGTTACGACGCTTGTTCTTAAAGCCAGCTAAACCAAGACCGCTGACCAATACGGCTAATCCAGCGGCGACAATACCAGCAACGGATTTGTCACCCGTTTGTGGCAACGTGGCCTTCGCAGCAGCCTTAGCCGGTTGTTCACCTGACTTAGGGCTAGCTGCTAGGTTAACCTTAGCAGCCGCTGCACCCTTTTGGACACTAGCAGCAGTTGCCGTAGCAGCTGATTGGCCGCCCTTGTTAACGACTGCAGCCGCACCGCCAGTAGTCACCGTAGCAACAGGCGCTTTGGGGTCTTTAATTGGGTTATCTGTAACGATGGTAGCACCATCACCACCGTTAGCCAGCTGGTTGTAACTGAAGGTAACCGTTGAACCATTAGCTGAGTACGTACCACTAGCAACACCGGATCCCGCGACCTGGTAACCGTCAATTTTATCAGCGGTGACGTTGTACGTATCGCCGACGTTCCCAGTCTGAACGTGCTGACTGATAACCTTACCATCTTGGTCAACGTTGACGATGGTGACCGTCCCCGTCGTCGTTCCAGGCGTTGGGTCGACAGGGTTAACTGGGTCCACCGGCGTAACCGGTTTGACCGTCTTGTCGTTCGTCAACTGGAAGGTGACGTAAGCAGAGTAGTGTGAACCAGCAGGGCCTTTAACCACGATGGTGTAGTACCCATCCCGGGTGTTGGCGTTGGCAACCAGTTGGTCACCCTTGATGGCAACGTCGCTAGCAGCGTCATCCATGCTGGCCAGATCCGTTTGTGAAACTGGGGCTGTTTCCGAATAGTTAACGGAAGCAATGGTTCCCTTCAAAGATGGGTCAATGGTGCTAGCTGTATCGAATTTGAATCCGATACCAGCACCCGTCACTGGGTTGAAAGTGTATTTTCCGTTGTAAACCGTGACAGGTTGACCAGTAAGCGTTTGATCCTGGGAATAGTACGTCTGTTGGGCAGTTGGCACAATCCCCACTGTGAGGTGGTTGTTCCATGAACTAAGCTGATTGTTTCCAATGATTGGTGCCGAGATATCGCCACTAAAGTTGTTGTACACAATGTTAACATCCGCGTTAATTTTAGAAACGTTCTCCATGCCACCGCTTAACTGGTTATATGCCAGGACTAAAATATCTAGTTTTGGCAAGTAACTGTAATCTGGAATGTCGCCAGTCAACTTGTTGTTCCACAGATTCAAGTTTTGAATATTTAGATTGTTATGCAGATCTGGTAACTGACCCACTAAACCGGCACCGTCAAGTGACAGAAAACCTAAGTTAGGATTCTTATCAAAGCGACTCTGGATAAATTGATCTGGCGTAATATTCCAGTTAGCTGGTGCATCATCTGGGTAGACCAACGTAAAGCCCGCCAAGTTTGGTGCAAACGAGAAGTTAGGAATCGTTGCCGGGTCAACGTCGGCATTTTCCAAATCAACGCTAGTCAAACCCGTAAAGTACTGTAAACCGGTCAAATCTTTAATCTGCTCTTTTTTATCCGTGCTATTAGTAAGAATATCATTCAATCCGACCCGGAACCCAGTCCATGCATAGAGTGACCAGTCTTCAACCTTGTATTGACTCCCCCACTGTTGTTCAAAGCAGGCTTCAAGCGCGTGCCGTAAAGCTGGATCAGGCATCCAGACCGACGCATTAACACCCTGAATCTTAGAGACATCGGTTGGTAGGGTCGGCGCAACGACGGCGTTACCCCGTAATAAGTCAGCCCGACTAGCAACTGGGGCCTGAATTGTCTTAACGTCTGAGGTCACTTGATTGTCCTGCTTAACGTCTGTTTCCGGTTGAACGGATTCTTCAGCAACCTGCCGCTTAGGAGCTTCTTGTTTAGGCGCAACCTTTTGCCCATTACTTTGGTTTTCTTGTGATTGGTCAACGGGTTCTTGAACATCTTTTTGACCAGATTGTTCACCGAGTGATTGTTTGTCTTTTTCATTGGAAGCGCCATCATTTCCCTGACCAGCGGACTGTTCCTGTTGCTTAGCCGGTCCCTCAGAGTCGTTTGGTTGTTCACCCTGTACACTGCCATCAGAAGTAGCGGCCGGTTCACTCACTTTGGCAACCGGTGCAGCATCACCAGTGTCAGTGTCCGCCTGAGCAGACACACTAACCCCCGCCACGCCAAGTCCTAAGCCCAGCACAGTCATGCAACAGTAAACCCAGTGTTTGCCTGCCTTGTAACTCTTATAATGTTCTTTAGTTTCCCCTAAAACTGTTTGATTCCGCATGATTTTTTCCTCCTCGTGAAATGTGTGATTCCCTAGTAACCGCCGATGTCACCTTGAGGTGGTCTATTACGTCAAT belongs to Levilactobacillus yonginensis and includes:
- a CDS encoding collagen-binding domain-containing protein, which produces MEMKRTHFKMYKAGRKWVFACATILALGAGTAVTAQAATQPAAADGITKVAGESEGAPAGDKDQPAQDQSKAGSELEDGQQKNDSGKGTDQKSDSNSDQDKVNGSKQDGSQVTNNQMKKSRAGLLKSAPVAKAPTNPSTTTTAPATNSTSTQTAAAKAAAAAKARAALTKALAKIANQTIVTTALTPTGAEGIQAGGSVYDDYPDLNNILGVSSQFHIFAREAELNTHTNGNVAVQNLIGNVNFGTNIIEELLDKDISYIQNITNIAGSSFVSAGDTRVNKVVFGQGVEIDVSNPNRPMVNGTYIDHLLSSEVYQDQMGQTYIDFDEEFAKLKQVNESLANRKSEASYTSSDFADQNNRVIDVSDLKPDADNRIVINLSPDVLAGNTPLTIKGLSPEDTGTTIIINVDTGGAEDYTVNSQIRIKYSDGSDRDNQETEHFGDNHLLWNFYDSTASDKQFTGDININAPFQGSILAPSATVIANQNIDGNIIADKVVVKAETHRWDLQDNSEEDKDTDEGDGDGDIDIDEPEPEVPGIEVPDTESPDVETPDVETPSEPGEEANGGDEDLNYEHEHPEYTEDMAEEFEDDLIDFEQEGNTAAEEALLNQVDAAIAKARAEGNTALVAQLESVRQQILAALGLADGLPQTGEAKGNWAQVLGLALATSLLGTAVVRRKRRN
- a CDS encoding MucBP domain-containing protein; the encoded protein is MRNQTVLGETKEHYKSYKAGKHWVYCCMTVLGLGLGVAGVSVSAQADTDTGDAAPVAKVSEPAATSDGSVQGEQPNDSEGPAKQQEQSAGQGNDGASNEKDKQSLGEQSGQKDVQEPVDQSQENQSNGQKVAPKQEAPKRQVAEESVQPETDVKQDNQVTSDVKTIQAPVASRADLLRGNAVVAPTLPTDVSKIQGVNASVWMPDPALRHALEACFEQQWGSQYKVEDWSLYAWTGFRVGLNDILTNSTDKKEQIKDLTGLQYFTGLTSVDLENADVDPATIPNFSFAPNLAGFTLVYPDDAPANWNITPDQFIQSRFDKNPNLGFLSLDGAGLVGQLPDLHNNLNIQNLNLWNNKLTGDIPDYSYLPKLDILVLAYNQLSGGMENVSKINADVNIVYNNFSGDISAPIIGNNQLSSWNNHLTVGIVPTAQQTYYSQDQTLTGQPVTVYNGKYTFNPVTGAGIGFKFDTASTIDPSLKGTIASVNYSETAPVSQTDLASMDDAASDVAIKGDQLVANANTRDGYYTIVVKGPAGSHYSAYVTFQLTNDKTVKPVTPVDPVNPVDPTPGTTTGTVTIVNVDQDGKVISQHVQTGNVGDTYNVTADKIDGYQVAGSGVASGTYSANGSTVTFSYNQLANGGDGATIVTDNPIKDPKAPVATVTTGGAAAVVNKGGQSAATATAASVQKGAAAAKVNLAASPKSGEQPAKAAAKATLPQTGDKSVAGIVAAGLAVLVSGLGLAGFKNKRRN